In Anaerolineales bacterium, the following are encoded in one genomic region:
- a CDS encoding DUF3048 C-terminal domain-containing protein, giving the protein MKIALTLLLAVLLSSCVAAGDLVWLDENANGIQDSGEPGVEGVTVRLYNTEDSSLVSTALTGADGTYQVGQQGVNSGAYYLEFEIPLGYGFTQQGQGNDPALDSDVDPITGRTEVMLINSRLSDVDAGLVLIVPIVPETDTSEPAAAGITGFTWLDENADGLQDAAEPPLAEVIVRLLDAQGDMLDELTSDAAGLYEFTALPVGKQYRVAFQPPADYQFTQMDAGDDAADSDADTNSGQTETFTLDTAGVRMDAGFVSTAPSSLGPDDFPAGYNPLTGQPLCVPEAAEWSVVGISISQFPPAATRPPTGLEWVAWVSEWWIGEGSTRLYAQFYGCYPEIDLDQVLGDQAGSDSPETAENQFIIGDRVWYDNNGNSLQDEGEPGVPGIGVELILQGQVIGSTTTDGAGKYFFQVEPQYGYRYQVRFSIPSSMQTFYFVAANASADDSIDSDADPATGQTAGFVLPEDASQLLDIDAGVRHAIRIEGVRSGRLVYETMRGYFEGCTVIAGADPEVLAQIQVCAQASSTNDGDIGAAGIDVTRLQEIAAENVGLHGPPNLTGNLFQQAPPEGCTPAASLTMFYNVANQTYWSYDADRGAYLRHQNTNTTPEVQEVSTEALTGQPLHFENVMVFFVEHQQLNEAGTIFDVSMEGTIGRVKLLRDGLVCDLYWSTINGEYEQETGRLRPIRFVYADGTPFPLKPGKLFMHMVHLNADFFEPEPGSGDWRARWYLP; this is encoded by the coding sequence ATGAAAATTGCTCTAACCCTTTTACTGGCCGTACTGCTTAGCAGCTGTGTGGCTGCCGGCGACCTAGTTTGGTTGGACGAGAACGCCAATGGCATCCAGGACTCGGGTGAGCCTGGGGTTGAAGGCGTGACCGTGCGCCTGTACAACACAGAAGACAGCAGCCTAGTCTCCACCGCGCTCACTGGAGCGGATGGGACTTATCAAGTCGGGCAGCAGGGAGTAAATTCCGGAGCGTATTATCTGGAATTTGAAATCCCGTTGGGCTATGGTTTTACCCAGCAAGGGCAGGGCAATGACCCGGCCTTGGACAGTGACGTGGACCCGATCACCGGGCGCACTGAAGTGATGCTGATCAACAGCCGACTCTCGGATGTGGATGCCGGCCTGGTATTGATCGTGCCCATCGTACCCGAAACAGATACGTCTGAACCAGCCGCAGCCGGGATCACCGGCTTTACCTGGCTGGATGAGAACGCGGACGGCCTCCAGGACGCAGCGGAGCCGCCCCTGGCTGAAGTGATTGTGCGTCTGCTGGACGCACAGGGCGACATGCTGGATGAGCTAACCAGCGATGCCGCGGGCTTGTATGAGTTCACCGCTCTGCCGGTGGGTAAGCAGTACCGGGTGGCTTTCCAGCCGCCTGCGGATTACCAGTTCACCCAAATGGATGCGGGCGATGACGCCGCCGACAGCGATGCGGACACAAACAGCGGCCAAACCGAAACGTTCACCCTGGATACGGCCGGCGTACGAATGGACGCTGGCTTTGTGTCCACTGCGCCCAGCAGCCTGGGTCCGGACGACTTCCCGGCGGGCTACAACCCGCTCACCGGCCAGCCGCTGTGTGTGCCGGAAGCGGCCGAGTGGAGCGTGGTGGGCATTTCCATCTCGCAGTTTCCCCCGGCCGCCACGCGCCCGCCCACGGGCTTGGAATGGGTCGCTTGGGTTAGCGAATGGTGGATCGGTGAAGGCAGCACGCGCTTGTATGCACAGTTCTACGGCTGTTACCCTGAGATTGACTTGGACCAGGTCTTGGGCGACCAGGCCGGTTCTGATAGCCCCGAGACCGCTGAGAACCAGTTCATCATCGGCGACAGGGTTTGGTACGACAACAACGGCAACTCGCTGCAGGATGAAGGTGAGCCCGGCGTGCCCGGCATCGGTGTTGAACTGATCTTGCAGGGCCAGGTGATCGGCAGCACGACCACGGACGGCGCAGGCAAATACTTCTTCCAGGTGGAGCCGCAATATGGCTACCGCTACCAGGTGCGCTTCAGCATCCCCAGCAGCATGCAAACCTTCTACTTCGTGGCTGCCAATGCCAGCGCCGATGACAGCATCGACAGCGATGCCGACCCGGCTACCGGCCAGACCGCCGGCTTTGTGCTGCCGGAGGATGCCAGCCAGCTGCTGGATATTGATGCGGGCGTGCGGCATGCCATCCGCATCGAGGGCGTGCGCTCCGGCCGCCTGGTTTACGAGACGATGCGCGGCTACTTTGAGGGCTGCACAGTGATCGCTGGCGCCGACCCTGAAGTGCTGGCCCAGATCCAGGTCTGCGCCCAGGCCTCCAGCACCAATGACGGCGACATCGGCGCGGCGGGCATCGACGTGACCCGCCTGCAAGAGATCGCTGCCGAAAATGTGGGCTTGCACGGCCCGCCCAACCTGACCGGCAATCTGTTCCAGCAAGCGCCGCCGGAAGGTTGCACACCGGCCGCCTCGCTGACCATGTTCTACAACGTGGCCAACCAAACCTACTGGAGCTACGATGCCGACCGCGGCGCGTACCTCCGCCACCAGAACACCAATACCACGCCGGAGGTGCAAGAAGTCAGCACCGAGGCACTGACCGGCCAGCCGCTGCATTTTGAGAACGTGATGGTCTTCTTTGTGGAGCACCAACAGCTCAATGAGGCCGGCACCATTTTTGATGTGAGCATGGAAGGCACCATTGGCCGGGTCAAACTGCTGCGAGACGGCTTGGTCTGCGACCTGTATTGGTCCACGATCAATGGCGAATACGAGCAAGAGACGGGCCGCCTGCGCCCGATCCGCTTTGTGTATGCCGACGGCACGCCATTTCCGCTCAAGCCGGGCAAGCTGTTCATGCACATGGTGCACCTGAATGCCGACTTCTTCGAACCGGAGCCTGGTTCGGGTGACTGGCGGGCGCGCTGGTACTTGCCCTAA
- a CDS encoding protein phosphatase 2C domain-containing protein: MIPSKKPQYPLSVASRAIGHLNEDRYALEHYTLSEANPKPSLLTMVTDGIGASRAGQVAAQLAVDAVTRLVGQSDASQPSGILQAAIIQASRLILQRSETRREWKGMGSTCLCAWLVGDRLYAASVGNARLYLMRGERLQQLNLPRLPEKNAPAPRKDADGLHGYLGAKTPLDVDLRLHPASGGRPSLRQQGMRLRPNDRLLLCTSGLGDGLQPEEIGETLAASPIEDAAEALIQRGLKIGLPGDLTAIVIGMPPAIPPLQARRSQRRRRLWRAGLVALLVLLALLAWQGQPDTPDLLGPSSPTAIHTLTPLPTHTPSR; the protein is encoded by the coding sequence ATGATTCCCTCTAAAAAACCCCAATACCCCCTCTCGGTGGCTTCCCGCGCCATTGGCCATTTGAATGAGGACCGCTACGCGCTGGAGCACTACACCCTCAGCGAAGCCAACCCGAAACCCTCGTTGCTGACCATGGTGACCGACGGCATTGGCGCCAGCCGGGCCGGCCAGGTGGCCGCCCAACTGGCTGTGGATGCGGTGACCCGTCTGGTGGGGCAGAGTGATGCCAGCCAGCCCAGCGGCATCTTGCAGGCCGCCATCATCCAAGCCAGCCGGCTGATCCTGCAGCGTAGCGAAACCCGGCGCGAGTGGAAGGGCATGGGCAGCACCTGCCTGTGCGCCTGGCTGGTGGGCGACAGGCTGTATGCCGCCTCTGTGGGCAATGCGCGCCTCTACTTGATGCGCGGCGAGCGGCTGCAGCAGCTCAACCTGCCGCGCCTGCCGGAGAAAAATGCGCCGGCGCCGCGCAAGGACGCCGATGGCCTGCATGGTTATCTAGGCGCCAAAACGCCGCTGGATGTGGACCTGCGCCTGCACCCGGCTAGCGGCGGCCGGCCTTCCCTGCGCCAGCAAGGCATGCGCCTGCGGCCCAATGACCGCCTGCTGCTGTGCACCAGCGGCCTGGGCGATGGCCTGCAGCCGGAAGAGATCGGCGAGACTCTGGCGGCAAGCCCCATCGAGGATGCGGCTGAGGCCCTGATACAGCGCGGCCTGAAAATAGGCCTGCCTGGGGACCTGACCGCCATTGTCATCGGCATGCCGCCCGCCATCCCGCCGCTGCAGGCGCGGCGCAGCCAGCGCCGGCGGCGCCTGTGGCGGGCTGGCTTGGTCGCTTTGCTGGTGTTGCTGGCCTTGCTGGCCTGGCAAGGCCAGCCTGATACGCCCGACTTGCTAGGTCCGTCCAGCCCCACCGCCATCCACACCCTGACCCCGCTGCCCACACACACGCCCAGTCGTTAG
- a CDS encoding alginate lyase family protein produces MPQNGKMAARMVRTPKLQTLVKTARQLGPAAVLPYAGYQLRLRSGWLRRQTPPGGRPQPDPLPAAPQVLLQPAAAAQIRRSLGQDGQKRLLADAQAAAKGRARLFDGPERSLRLTPKKPLGHWLRYHSHLPDGSDIKPVWEAGRFGWATRLAQAYWLSGEESHAESFWRLFERFNAANPANCGPHWSSAQEVALRLIHWAYCYSLLAGAEASTPARQAALVQAMARHAERIPPTLDYARAQNNNHLLSEGLGLATAAAALPSHPQAGRWAQQGWAAFNEGIARQVHADGAYAQHSSNYQRLMLSLACWAQILTRHSGQPLPRATSQRLAAAAGWLQTLLDEASGQVPNLGPNDGAYVLPLSALPFADFRPVLQAAHVATRGQASLPRGAWDDLALWLGWKPGKASKPSSNTAGPLRLQSSRAWAYLRAARFEERPGHADQLHLDLWWRGHNLAADPGTYFYTAAVPWDNALAGSAVHNTLTIDGRDQMTRASRFLWLDWAQAEVLEQRRDRAGRLVSAAAQHDGYRSLGLRHRRSVQVRGSLWSVRDEVYSTHPATNRHQVRLHWLLPDWPWELQGNLLALQGPDGTVLLAVSGEPLAPALSLLRAGRRLAGKAQAAPTLGWYSPSYASKRPALALLADIEAAAPLTLTTQWTLPD; encoded by the coding sequence ATGCCCCAAAATGGTAAGATGGCCGCGCGCATGGTTCGGACACCGAAACTTCAGACTCTGGTCAAAACCGCCCGCCAATTGGGTCCGGCGGCGGTCTTACCCTACGCCGGCTACCAGCTACGCCTGCGCAGCGGCTGGCTGCGCAGGCAAACCCCGCCCGGCGGGCGCCCCCAGCCTGATCCCCTGCCCGCTGCGCCGCAGGTGCTGCTGCAGCCCGCGGCCGCCGCCCAAATCCGCCGCAGCCTGGGCCAAGACGGACAAAAGCGGCTGTTGGCAGACGCGCAGGCCGCGGCCAAAGGTCGTGCCCGCCTTTTTGATGGGCCAGAACGATCCTTGAGGCTGACCCCAAAAAAGCCATTGGGGCACTGGTTGCGCTATCACAGTCATTTGCCGGACGGCAGCGACATCAAGCCTGTCTGGGAAGCGGGCCGCTTCGGCTGGGCGACGCGCCTGGCTCAGGCCTACTGGCTGAGCGGCGAGGAAAGCCATGCCGAGAGCTTTTGGCGGCTGTTCGAGCGCTTCAACGCCGCCAACCCGGCCAACTGCGGCCCGCACTGGTCCTCGGCGCAGGAGGTGGCCCTGCGCCTGATCCACTGGGCTTACTGCTACAGCCTGCTGGCCGGCGCCGAGGCCAGCACGCCCGCCCGGCAGGCGGCCCTGGTGCAGGCCATGGCCCGGCACGCTGAGCGCATCCCGCCGACTTTGGACTATGCCCGCGCCCAGAACAACAACCACCTGCTCAGCGAAGGGCTGGGCCTGGCCACCGCCGCGGCAGCCCTGCCCAGCCACCCGCAGGCGGGCCGCTGGGCCCAGCAGGGTTGGGCCGCTTTTAATGAAGGCATTGCCCGACAGGTGCATGCTGACGGCGCTTACGCCCAGCACAGCAGCAACTACCAGCGGCTGATGCTCAGCCTGGCCTGCTGGGCTCAGATACTCACTCGACACAGCGGTCAGCCCCTGCCCCGGGCCACGAGCCAGCGCCTGGCCGCGGCGGCCGGCTGGCTGCAGACCTTGTTGGACGAAGCCAGCGGCCAAGTCCCCAACTTAGGCCCCAACGACGGCGCCTATGTGCTGCCGCTCAGCGCCCTGCCGTTTGCGGACTTTCGGCCGGTGCTGCAAGCCGCCCATGTCGCCACCAGGGGCCAGGCCAGTTTGCCGCGCGGCGCCTGGGATGACCTGGCGCTCTGGCTGGGCTGGAAGCCAGGCAAAGCCTCCAAGCCCTCCAGCAACACGGCCGGCCCTTTGCGGCTGCAAAGCAGCCGAGCCTGGGCCTATTTGCGCGCCGCTCGCTTTGAAGAGCGCCCCGGCCACGCCGACCAGCTGCACTTGGACTTATGGTGGCGCGGCCACAACCTGGCCGCTGACCCAGGCACCTACTTCTACACAGCCGCTGTCCCCTGGGACAATGCACTGGCGGGCAGCGCCGTGCACAATACGCTCACGATCGACGGGCGCGACCAAATGACCCGCGCCAGCCGCTTTTTATGGCTAGACTGGGCACAGGCCGAGGTGCTGGAGCAGCGCCGCGACCGCGCCGGCCGGCTGGTATCCGCCGCCGCCCAACACGACGGCTACCGCAGCCTGGGCCTGCGCCACCGCCGCAGCGTGCAAGTGCGAGGCAGCCTGTGGAGTGTGCGCGACGAGGTCTACAGCACCCACCCCGCCACGAACCGCCACCAAGTGCGCCTGCACTGGCTGCTGCCGGATTGGCCGTGGGAGCTGCAGGGCAACCTGTTGGCCCTGCAGGGTCCGGACGGCACGGTCCTGCTGGCCGTGTCTGGCGAGCCGCTGGCCCCGGCGCTGTCCTTGTTGCGCGCCGGGCGGCGCCTGGCGGGCAAAGCCCAGGCGGCGCCCACGCTGGGCTGGTATTCCCCCAGCTACGCCAGCAAGCGACCGGCGCTGGCCCTGCTGGCGGATATTGAAGCCGCCGCGCCGCTCACGCTGACTACACAGTGGACGCTGCCGGACTAA
- a CDS encoding FHA domain-containing protein, with amino-acid sequence MTKSPKPYAKIGALKRTLLALAVVLAALWHSHPAAAQTGATLHLSQLETEAFPTILGYFSARDAAGQPIPGLTVEDFQVLENGLPRPLSQLREVQPGLRIVVALSPTDAFTIRDAQARTRFDYVREAMLTWAGGLPPNDSAMGLVTSAGPLVTDVSLPQWSGALTDWLPAPMPAADLQPLELALQIAAQPAPRPGAGSAVWWVTSSPSLADMSVLAGWQPQLVEQGIPLFIWQIGSVSSFSSEISLQLAAMARATGGQWFGFSGGEVFPAPEDYFRGFRSAYFFQYDSTLHSSGAHEVQLRMDSQAGQATSAAHSFNLEIGPPNPILVSPPVRIERRPSEADPQQLSPFSQPLEIIVEFPDNIERGLQRTTLFVDGMQVAENRSAPFTRFVWDLSGYTSSQPVTLRVEAQDTLGLIGSSVEIPVQIGVSIPPSRLQTLLDRGGTWLMAGGVVLAAGAVLLVLVLSGRLRPRQPGARRRSRRVTPLPAAGPDPLSDTPLLDSIVPLPFDGGEAADNRPPAWLQRLNVQEADQPAEVFPIFGSETFIGRDAQNSLVLEDDSISGRHTQISHQPDGTYTVADLGSEAGTWINYAPISPEGSQLQDGDLLHIGRVAFRFLINPSRDDSL; translated from the coding sequence ATGACCAAATCACCAAAGCCGTATGCTAAAATCGGCGCGTTGAAACGTACTTTACTTGCGCTGGCCGTGGTGCTGGCTGCCCTGTGGCATAGCCACCCGGCGGCTGCGCAAACGGGGGCAACACTCCACCTAAGCCAGCTCGAAACCGAAGCCTTCCCTACAATTCTCGGCTACTTCAGCGCACGAGACGCCGCCGGACAGCCCATTCCCGGCTTAACCGTCGAGGACTTCCAGGTTTTGGAGAATGGCCTGCCGCGCCCGCTGTCCCAATTGCGTGAGGTGCAGCCGGGGCTGCGCATTGTCGTGGCGCTCAGCCCCACCGACGCCTTTACGATCCGCGATGCCCAGGCGCGCACCCGTTTTGACTACGTGCGCGAGGCCATGCTGACTTGGGCCGGCGGGTTGCCGCCCAATGACAGCGCTATGGGTCTGGTGACCAGCGCCGGCCCGCTGGTCACGGACGTGTCGTTGCCGCAGTGGTCCGGCGCCCTGACGGACTGGCTGCCTGCGCCCATGCCGGCTGCGGATCTGCAGCCGTTGGAACTGGCGCTGCAAATCGCCGCCCAGCCTGCTCCCCGGCCGGGAGCAGGCAGCGCCGTGTGGTGGGTAACCAGCTCCCCCTCCCTGGCGGATATGAGCGTGCTGGCCGGTTGGCAGCCCCAATTGGTCGAGCAGGGCATCCCCTTGTTCATCTGGCAGATCGGCTCGGTTTCCAGCTTCTCCAGCGAAATCAGCCTGCAGTTGGCAGCCATGGCGCGGGCCACCGGCGGCCAATGGTTTGGCTTTTCGGGCGGCGAAGTCTTCCCCGCCCCTGAGGATTACTTCCGCGGCTTCCGCTCGGCTTACTTCTTCCAATACGATTCCACATTGCACAGTTCGGGCGCCCATGAAGTGCAGTTGCGCATGGACAGCCAGGCCGGGCAGGCCACGTCGGCTGCGCACAGCTTCAACCTGGAGATCGGCCCGCCCAACCCGATCCTGGTTTCTCCGCCGGTGCGCATTGAACGCCGCCCGTCCGAGGCCGACCCGCAGCAGCTGTCGCCCTTTAGCCAGCCGCTGGAAATCATTGTGGAGTTCCCCGACAATATTGAGCGCGGCTTGCAGCGCACTACGCTTTTCGTGGACGGCATGCAGGTGGCGGAAAACCGCAGTGCGCCTTTCACCCGCTTTGTCTGGGACCTGAGCGGCTACACCAGCAGCCAGCCGGTCACTTTGCGGGTTGAAGCCCAGGACACCCTGGGGCTGATCGGCAGCAGTGTCGAGATCCCGGTGCAGATCGGCGTCAGCATTCCACCCTCCCGGCTGCAAACCCTGCTGGACCGTGGCGGCACCTGGCTGATGGCCGGGGGTGTGGTGTTGGCCGCCGGCGCGGTCCTGCTGGTCCTGGTGCTTTCGGGACGCCTGCGCCCGCGGCAGCCCGGGGCGCGCCGCCGCAGCCGGCGGGTCACGCCGCTCCCGGCGGCCGGCCCCGACCCGCTGAGCGATACGCCGTTATTGGATTCGATCGTTCCGCTGCCCTTTGATGGCGGGGAAGCGGCTGACAACCGGCCCCCGGCCTGGTTGCAGCGCCTCAATGTGCAGGAGGCTGACCAACCCGCCGAGGTCTTCCCGATTTTTGGCAGCGAAACCTTTATCGGGCGGGACGCCCAAAACAGCCTGGTGCTGGAGGATGACTCGATCAGTGGGCGGCATACACAGATCAGCCATCAGCCTGATGGCACTTATACTGTGGCCGACCTGGGGTCGGAAGCCGGCACCTGGATCAACTATGCACCGATCTCACCGGAGGGCAGCCAGCTGCAAGACGGGGACCTGCTGCATATTGGCCGGGTGGCCTTCCGCTTCTTGATCAATCCGAGCCGGGATGATTCCCTCTAA
- a CDS encoding MFS transporter — MPSRKPTTSKLPALFVYLLAHFTSGFANKLVLTTYILYRVDVAQLDPLQLVLLGTIMEASIFLFEIPTGVVADVYSRRVSVIAGFFLIGLGHAIEALAPLFWVIALSQFVWGFGSTFISGAFSAWVTDEVGTKNAGSAFLRGNQVSLAGNLLGIPFGVLLGSMSLGLPYLVGGGLYMLLALFLLLFMPETGFKPVPAEQREGWRSMFTTFNKGLAVIRGRPALVTFALIGLVLGLYSEAWDRLSQPFLLERFDFPDLFGLSLGAIEWLGILNVAFILASLAANYAVKRRVDTQKGANILRSLQGIYLGMVVAMLLFTLTRNFYLAIAAMITFNGLRAVSFPLITAWINQQIDSKVRATVLSITGQIDALGELAGGPILGAVGRSLSMQAALWASAATLATTGPLFERIRRLTSQEKPKKSR, encoded by the coding sequence ATGCCCTCCCGAAAACCGACAACAAGCAAACTTCCGGCCCTGTTCGTCTACCTGCTGGCACACTTCACCAGCGGCTTCGCCAATAAGCTGGTGCTGACCACCTACATCCTCTACCGCGTGGATGTGGCGCAGCTGGACCCGCTGCAGCTGGTACTGCTGGGCACCATCATGGAAGCGTCCATCTTCCTCTTCGAAATCCCCACCGGCGTGGTGGCAGACGTCTACAGCCGGCGCGTCTCGGTCATCGCGGGCTTCTTCCTCATTGGCCTGGGACACGCCATCGAAGCTCTGGCGCCCTTGTTTTGGGTGATCGCTCTTTCGCAGTTCGTTTGGGGCTTTGGCTCCACCTTCATCAGCGGCGCTTTCTCGGCCTGGGTTACAGACGAGGTGGGGACAAAAAATGCCGGTTCGGCCTTCCTACGCGGCAACCAGGTCAGCCTGGCGGGCAATTTGCTGGGGATTCCCTTTGGCGTTTTGCTGGGGTCCATGAGCCTCGGCCTGCCCTACCTGGTGGGCGGCGGACTGTATATGCTGCTGGCCTTGTTCCTGCTGCTCTTCATGCCAGAAACCGGCTTCAAACCCGTGCCGGCAGAACAGCGTGAGGGTTGGCGCAGTATGTTCACCACCTTTAACAAAGGTCTAGCCGTGATCCGCGGCCGGCCGGCACTGGTCACCTTTGCTTTGATCGGCCTGGTGCTCGGTTTGTACAGTGAAGCCTGGGACCGGCTCTCGCAGCCCTTCCTGCTGGAACGCTTTGACTTCCCGGACCTGTTTGGCCTGTCGCTGGGCGCCATCGAATGGCTGGGGATTCTGAATGTAGCTTTCATCCTGGCCAGTCTGGCGGCAAATTACGCTGTCAAGCGCCGCGTGGACACCCAAAAAGGCGCCAACATCTTGCGCAGCCTGCAAGGCATTTATTTGGGCATGGTGGTTGCCATGCTGCTCTTCACGCTGACGCGCAATTTCTACCTAGCGATCGCCGCCATGATCACCTTCAATGGCTTGCGCGCAGTCAGCTTCCCGTTGATCACCGCTTGGATCAACCAGCAGATCGACTCCAAAGTGCGCGCCACGGTCTTGTCCATCACCGGCCAGATCGATGCGCTGGGTGAGCTGGCCGGCGGCCCCATCCTGGGCGCCGTGGGCCGCAGCCTGTCCATGCAGGCCGCGCTGTGGGCCTCGGCGGCCACGCTGGCCACCACCGGGCCGCTGTTCGAGCGCATTCGCCGTCTGACCAGCCAGGAGAAGCCTAAGAAGAGCCGCTAA
- a CDS encoding glycosyltransferase family 4 protein, whose protein sequence is MHILLIHQAFVDLDQPGGTRHAEFARHLVAQGHRVTVIASPVSYLTGAEQVGSQAVLPEGLTILRAATYRALHRSFVHRLLSFFSFTASAFFIGLRVRKVDLVWGTTPPIFQAVTAWALARLKRARFLLEVRDLWPAFAVEVGVLRNRLLIRASEWLERFLYRQADVLIANSPGFVEHIRQRSGRTAELVPNGADEAMFDPQADGEAFRQRHALQGKFLVLYAGAHGLSNDLGVALAAADQLRDQPEIRIVLLGDGKDKPALQSQAADLGLDNLIFLPPVPKEQMAEALAAADACLAILKPLKLYATVYPNKVFDYLAAGRPIVLAIDGVIRQVVEAAGAGVFVAPGDPDALAAAIRQMAVDPQRARAMGRAGRAYLQAHFSRRALARQLQTIVEAQGYNARDGQE, encoded by the coding sequence ATGCACATCCTGCTGATTCACCAAGCCTTTGTAGACCTGGACCAGCCTGGCGGCACGCGCCACGCCGAGTTCGCCCGCCACCTGGTGGCGCAGGGTCACCGCGTCACGGTCATCGCCAGCCCGGTCAGTTACCTGACCGGCGCGGAGCAGGTGGGCAGCCAGGCGGTCCTGCCGGAGGGGCTGACCATCCTGCGGGCGGCCACCTACCGCGCCCTGCACCGCAGCTTTGTGCACCGCCTGCTCAGCTTCTTCTCCTTCACCGCCAGTGCTTTCTTTATCGGCTTGCGCGTGCGCAAGGTAGACCTGGTTTGGGGCACCACGCCGCCCATCTTCCAGGCCGTCACCGCCTGGGCGCTGGCGCGGCTGAAGCGAGCGCGCTTCTTGCTGGAGGTGCGCGACCTGTGGCCGGCCTTCGCTGTGGAAGTCGGCGTGCTGCGCAACCGACTGCTGATCCGGGCTTCGGAGTGGCTGGAACGCTTCCTATATCGCCAAGCCGATGTACTGATCGCCAATTCGCCTGGGTTTGTGGAGCACATCCGCCAGCGCAGCGGGCGCACAGCCGAATTGGTGCCCAATGGGGCCGACGAAGCTATGTTTGATCCCCAGGCGGACGGGGAGGCTTTCCGCCAGCGTCACGCACTGCAAGGCAAGTTCCTGGTGCTGTACGCTGGGGCGCACGGCCTCTCCAACGACCTGGGGGTGGCGCTGGCGGCCGCCGACCAGCTGCGTGACCAGCCTGAGATCCGCATCGTCCTGCTGGGCGATGGCAAGGATAAGCCTGCACTACAAAGCCAGGCGGCAGACCTGGGCCTGGACAATCTGATCTTCCTGCCGCCGGTGCCCAAAGAGCAGATGGCCGAGGCGTTGGCCGCTGCCGACGCTTGTTTGGCGATCCTCAAGCCGCTCAAGCTCTATGCCACGGTCTACCCCAACAAAGTCTTCGATTACCTGGCCGCCGGCCGACCGATCGTGCTGGCGATCGACGGCGTCATCCGCCAAGTGGTCGAAGCCGCCGGGGCGGGCGTCTTCGTAGCCCCCGGCGACCCGGACGCGCTGGCCGCAGCCATCCGCCAGATGGCTGTCGACCCGCAGCGGGCGCGTGCCATGGGCCGCGCCGGGCGCGCCTACCTGCAGGCGCACTTTTCGCGCAGAGCGCTGGCCCGCCAGCTGCAAACGATTGTCGAAGCCCAGGGCTATAATGCCCGTGATGGGCAGGAATAA
- a CDS encoding class D sortase: MGRNNPPELSESELRRQLLERRRADRARRLQRFSQDGELAASQAAAAEPPQGDPLNGPQVHPAPGLRLASGGPSRLDRTLLVVEILAVLGLVYIFFNGLSVLDNLNKELSAAFQLGGEASAAPIIGPVVLPSGHTPPGQSGAARPNEAEIPEHLRPQMQAYLASLQAPTPGPEQALGIRIERIGVNAPVVLGDDWEALKRGVGQHIGSANPGQTGNLVLSGHNDIYGEVFRHLDELQPGDEIVIFTASRTYTYKIVETRIVAPTAVEVLAPTPQATLTLISCYPYRVDTQRIVVIGELSSN, encoded by the coding sequence ATGGGCAGGAATAACCCCCCGGAACTGAGTGAAAGCGAACTGCGCCGCCAGCTGCTGGAACGCCGGCGGGCAGACCGCGCCCGGCGCCTGCAGCGCTTCAGTCAGGATGGCGAACTGGCTGCCAGCCAGGCGGCCGCCGCCGAGCCGCCGCAAGGCGACCCGCTGAATGGCCCACAGGTACACCCCGCGCCCGGCCTGCGCCTGGCCAGCGGGGGGCCCAGCCGCCTGGACCGGACTTTGCTGGTCGTGGAAATCCTGGCGGTACTGGGTCTGGTCTATATCTTCTTCAACGGGCTGAGCGTGCTGGACAACTTGAACAAAGAACTCTCGGCCGCCTTTCAGCTGGGCGGGGAGGCCAGCGCGGCGCCGATCATCGGCCCGGTGGTGTTGCCCTCCGGCCACACCCCGCCCGGCCAGAGCGGCGCGGCGCGCCCGAACGAAGCCGAAATCCCCGAGCATTTGCGCCCGCAAATGCAAGCCTATCTGGCCTCGCTGCAGGCGCCTACTCCGGGGCCGGAGCAGGCGCTGGGCATCCGCATCGAGAGGATCGGGGTCAATGCGCCCGTGGTGTTGGGCGACGATTGGGAAGCGCTCAAACGCGGCGTGGGCCAGCACATTGGCAGCGCCAACCCCGGCCAAACCGGCAATTTGGTGCTGAGTGGGCATAACGATATTTACGGCGAGGTCTTTCGCCACCTGGATGAACTGCAGCCCGGCGACGAGATCGTGATTTTCACCGCCAGCCGCACCTACACTTACAAGATCGTGGAAACACGCATCGTCGCCCCCACAGCTGTGGAAGTGCTGGCGCCCACCCCGCAGGCGACACTGACCTTGATCAGCTGCTACCCTTACCGGGTGGATACGCAGCGCATTGTGGTGATTGGCGAGCTGAGCAGCAATTAA